The Flavivirga eckloniae genomic interval AATCCATTAAAGATGAATTAAGAGATAATCTTATTAAAAAAATAAAGAATAAGGAAACGACCTTTGAAGGTGTGCATGGTTACGAGAATACTGTTATTCCCGAATTAGAGCGTGCCATTTTATCTCGTCATAATATCAACCTTTTGGGGTTACGAGGACAAGCTAAAACACGTTTGGCTCGTTTAATGTTGAATCTGTTAGATGAATATATTCCTTATGTTACAGGATCTGAGATTAACGATGATCCGTTTCAGCCAATTTCGAGATTTGCAACTGAATTGATAAATGAAAAAGGAGACGATACACCTATTTCATGGCTACATAGAAGTGAACGTTTTGCTGAAAAACTGGCAACACCCGATGTTACAGTAGCTGATATTATTGGTGATGTAGACCCTATTAAGGCAGCCAACTTAAAATTGAGTTATGCAGACGACAGAGTGATACATTATGGTATGATACCAAGAGCTAATCGTTGCATATTTGTAATTAATGAATTACCAGATTTACAAGCCAGAATTCAAGTAGCTTTATTTAATATTTTACAAGAAGGTGATATTCAAATTAGAGGATTCAAGTTACGTTTACCTTTAGATATTCAGTTTTTATTTACTGCAAACCCTGAGGATTATACCAATAGAGGAAGTATTGTAACACCTTTAAAAGACAGAATTGGTTCTCAAATTTTAACCCATTACCCAATAAATATAGATACGGCCAGATTAATAACAGAACAAGAAGCCAAATTAGTAGAAGGACAAAAAGAAACTGTTACAGTTCCTGAATTAGCAAGGGATTTACTGGAGCAAATATCCTTTGAAGCTCGTGAAAATGATTTTATTGATGCTAAAAGCGGCGTAAGTGCCAGGTTAAGTATTACTGCTTTAGAGAATTTACTAAGTACCGCGGAACGTAGAGCGCTAATATCGGGCGATAAAAACACCATGGTACGTTTAAGTGATTTTATTGGTGTTATTCCGTCTATTACAGGAAAAGTAGAATTGGTTTACGAAGGAGAGCAGGAGGGAAGCGCCGTTGTTGCTTATAATTTAATAGGCGAGGCGGTTAAGAGTTTGTTTAGTGAATTTTTTCCAAAGATTGAAAAATTAAAAAAACAGGATGAAGAAAGTCCTTATGATAATATTGTGTCTTGGTTTTTTAACCTAAAAGAAGGTTTCGAACTCTTGGACGACTTACGCGATAAGGAGTATAAAAGTTTACTAGACTCTATTGAACCTTTAAATGATTTATTAGGAGAATACCAGCCTAATTTATCTAAACAGGATAGTTATTTTGTAAAGGAGTTTGTGCTTTGGGCGTTGGTGGAATTTAAGCAATTAAGTAAACAAAGGTTAACCGAAGGTATTCAGTTTAAAGATCCTTATGGAAGTTTTATAAATGGGATATAAAAATAGTGCTAAATAAAATCTGACATTTAGATTAATAACGTATATAGGATAACGAAAAAACCTACTTATT includes:
- a CDS encoding magnesium chelatase codes for the protein MNIENIKTLGDLKKAKYQPKSIKDELRDNLIKKIKNKETTFEGVHGYENTVIPELERAILSRHNINLLGLRGQAKTRLARLMLNLLDEYIPYVTGSEINDDPFQPISRFATELINEKGDDTPISWLHRSERFAEKLATPDVTVADIIGDVDPIKAANLKLSYADDRVIHYGMIPRANRCIFVINELPDLQARIQVALFNILQEGDIQIRGFKLRLPLDIQFLFTANPEDYTNRGSIVTPLKDRIGSQILTHYPINIDTARLITEQEAKLVEGQKETVTVPELARDLLEQISFEARENDFIDAKSGVSARLSITALENLLSTAERRALISGDKNTMVRLSDFIGVIPSITGKVELVYEGEQEGSAVVAYNLIGEAVKSLFSEFFPKIEKLKKQDEESPYDNIVSWFFNLKEGFELLDDLRDKEYKSLLDSIEPLNDLLGEYQPNLSKQDSYFVKEFVLWALVEFKQLSKQRLTEGIQFKDPYGSFINGI